One window of the Podospora pseudopauciseta strain CBS 411.78 chromosome 4, whole genome shotgun sequence genome contains the following:
- a CDS encoding hypothetical protein (EggNog:ENOG503PQMH) encodes MNRFGTRNLLRPVLQQTQGRLTQRCYSNLPPQGPHVGEKGTAKVYNKDGTNPNKNFVYLGAGVLGLGAVYFMFGGKKKSGNSAAAAADRAA; translated from the exons ATGAACCGCTTCGGAACGCGCAACCTCCTTCGTCCCGTCCTGCAGCAGACCCAGGGAAGGCTCACACAAAGATGCTACTCCAATCTGCCGCCTCAGGGACCCCATGTGGGTGAAAAAGGAACAGCAAAGGTGTACAACAAGGATGGAACGAACCCCAACAAGAACTTCGT TTATCTGGGAGCAGGCGTGCTAGGTCTCGGGGCCGTATATTTCATGTTTGgaggcaagaagaagagcgggaATTCGGCTGCGGCCGCGGCTGACCGAGCTGCTTGA
- the HFM1 gene encoding ATP-dependent DNA helicase MER3 (EggNog:ENOG503NUTV; COG:A) has translation MPGQPSSSPSYRLILGHPASAFYSPSPAANASQHVLQFFLPLSYLPPGHFNTLRNWHTMSRPWRPNRPHVAKRNRVVPVPDDSVRSQDASRDTRHSHNHRCASEMDPRTPDQFRYLNQPTQFDDRLGDAYAIEQDPEYQQIIAGLSRHTAPHMTERHASPPYQNANTPGSFQSQHHPAHNISQPRHHLSQRQPLASYSVSPVLEPSARSWSHANYSPPPGSTTHTQPYHTSFATTTATQPDITHLQPLPTPSTTREQVPSQRQGTAPVVRGIRLVNLREALPDKFRALFPFEFFNAVQSKCFEAVYKTNNNVVVSAPTGSGKTAILELAICKLALDRGHENFKIVYQAPTKALCAEKARDWEKKFGHMKLKCAELTGDTSQAEMRRVGDASIIVTTPEKWDSITRKWQDHRRLLQLVELFLIDEVHILKDVRGATLEAVVSRMKTIGTNVRFIALSATVPNSDDIAQWLGRDHTNQHLPALRETFGEEFRPVKLQKFVYGYECNGNEFILDKLLDSKLPNLIARHSQQKPILVFCFTRKSCESTASLLAEYAAARPNAKLWPAPKGRIPVISRELQELVKLGVAFHHAGLDVQDRGAVEQSFLKGELGVICCTSTLAVGINLPCHTVVLKGTMGYADDKLQECSDLEVMQMLGRAGRPQFDDSATAIILTKAGNKARYEKMVSGQEILESTLHLNLIEHLNSEIGLGTIHDLASAKKWLSGTFLSVRLRRNPSFYHLTGSNCNPSQIDAKLEEICERDIKQLQEAQCVTDNETFKSTYYGRAMSKYMVEFSTMKMLLQIPKAVKMGALLTILSQASEFKEFRFKPAERPLFREMNQSPLIVYPIKEAVTQTWHKISLMVQAHLGSVQYPDSADAAKARRQLVLERKIVFERLNRLVHAVIDCKGNDYDAIGMKNALELARALAAESWEGRVTQLTQVPSIGPVGMRKLASKGIRTVLELADMDSVDIERLMARQTPFGMTIKSSLEKFPRLSFDLELVSHKSQPRPTGATVGVEIRANLRYLNRLGPPYWKKKIPDINFLAETSSGTLSFFWRGSMRKLEVSKETGYELKFWVGLQNVDDDIVCHFTCEEIVGTMISKTLKHNIPASAFPKQAAFSTVPLSWAPPATAKFTQPRTIGGSNDADQMDELDDGGIDDSDFILAAEQAAARLALCHTAKANHPQPPPTTLSIPPQGGVTARCEPVVKVRRTIRRHGGYQRKATGPV, from the exons ATGCCCGGGCAGCCCAGTTCATCTCCATCTTATCGTTTGATACTCGGGCATCCCGCATCCGCATTCTACAGCCCAAGTCCAGCTGCAAACGCCTCTCAACACGTGTTGCAATTCTTTCTGCCTCTGTCATACCTTCCACCCGGGCACTTCAATACCTTACGCAATTGGCACACCATGTCGCGGCCATGGAGGCCCAACAGACCCCATGTTGCGAAACGCAATCGTGTCGTGCCAGTACCTGACGACAGTGTACGTTCCCAGGACGCCTCCCGAGACACCCGTCATTCACACAACCACCGCTGCGCCTCGGAGATGGATCCCCGGACCCCGGACCAGTTCCGCTACTTGAACCAGCCGACGCAATTTGATGATCGACTGGGAGACGCCTACG CCATTGAACAAGACCCCGAATACCAACAAATCATTGCCGGTTTATCGAGACACACCGCCCCACACATGACTGAGAGACATGCTAGTCCTCCATACCAAAACGCAAACACTCCTGGCTCCTTTCAATCGCAACACCACCCGGCCCACAACATCTCGCAGCCTCGCCACCACCTATCGCAACGACAACCATTGGCTTCATATTCAG TCTCTCCCGTCCTCGAGCCTTCCGCCCGCAGTTGGTCGCATGCGAACTACAGCCCGCCCCCCGGGTCAACTACCCACACGCAACCGTATCACACGTCGTTTGCAACTACAACAGCTACCCAACCGGACATTACACACCTTCAGCCCCTTCCAACTCCCAGTACTACGCGAGAGCAGGTTCCCTCTCAACGGCAGGGTACTGCGCCTGTTGTTCGCGGTATACGCCTCGTCAACTTACGAGAGGCCTTGCCAGACAAGTTCCGCGCCCTGTTCCCCTTTGAATTTTTCAACGCAGTACAGTCCAAGTGCTTCGAGGCAGTGTACAAGACCAACAACAATGTGGTGGTCTCGGCACCCACCGGTAGTGGAAAGACTGCCATCCTCGAGTTGGCAATTTGCAAACTTGCTCTCGATCGCGGCCACGAAAACTTCAAGATTGTGTACCAAGCACCCACCAAGGCCTTGTGTGCCGAAAAGGCTCGCGATTGGGAAAAGAAGTTTGGCCACATGAAGCTCAAGTGCGCTGAGCTCACCGGGGACACTTCCCAAGCCGAGATGCGGCGCGTTGGCGATGCTTCGATCATTGTTACCACCCCAGAGAAGTGGGATTCGATTACACGAAAATGGCAAGACCATCGCAGGCTTCTGCAGCTGGTCGAGCTATTCCTCATCGACGAGGTTCATATTCTCAAGGATGTCCGTGGCGCCACGTTGGAAGCAGTCGTTTCCCGCATGAAGACCATTGGAACCAATGTTCGATTTATCGCTCTGAGCGCCACCGTTCCCAACTCGGATGATATTGCCCAATGGCTTGGCCGGGACCATACCAACCAGCACCTGCCGGCACTGCGAGAGACATTTGGTGAAGAGTTCAGGCCTGTCAAACTGCAAAAGTTCGTTTATGGATACGAGTGCAACGGCAACGAGTTCATCCTTGATAAGCTGCTTGACTCCAAACTCCCCAACCTAATTGCCAGGCACTCTCAACAGAAGCCCATACTGGTGTTTTGCTTCACACGGAAATCCTGCGAGTCAACGGCCAGTCTGCTGGCCGAATATGCTGCTGCCAGGCCAAATGCGAAGCTGTGGCCTGCCCCCAAAGGCCGGATCCCCGTCATCAGCCGAGAGCTGCAGGAGCTTGTCAAATTGGGTGTAGCATTCCACCATGCTGGTCTCGACGTTCAAGATCGAGGTGCTGTTGAGCAGTCATTTCTTAAGGGAGAACTAGGTGTCATATGTTGCACGTCGACATTGGCCGTTGGCATTAACCTGCCATGCCACACAGTTGTGTTGAAAGGAACAATGGGCTACGCGGATGACAAGCTTCAGGAGTGCTCTGATCTCGAGGTGATGCAAATGCTAGGTCGAGCGGGACGCCCCCAATTTGATGACAGCGCCACTGCCATCATCCTGACCAAGGCCGGCAACAAGGCACGGTACGAAAAGATGGTGTCCGGACAAGAAATCCTCGAGAGCACGCTTCATCTCAACCTGATCGAACACCTCAACTCCGAGATAGGCTTGGGCACCATCCACGATCTCGCGTCTGCAAAGAAGTGGCTTAGCGGCACGTTCTTGAGCGTACGGCTTCGACGCAACCCAAGCTTTTACCACTTGACTGGCAGTAATTGCAATCCCAGCCAGATCGACGCCAAGCTGGAAGAGATATGCGAGCGCGACATCAAGCAACTGCAAGAGGCCCAGTGTGTTACCGACAACGAGACATTCAAATCAACCTACTACGGCCGCGCCATGTCCAAGTATATGGTTGAGTTTTCCACAATGAAGATGCTGTTGCAGATTCCCAAGGCTGTCAAGATGGGCGCACTG CTCACCATCCTTTCACAAGCCAGCGAGTTCAAAGAGTTTCGTTTCAAGCCCGCCGAGAGGCCTTTGTTTCGCGAGATGAACCAGTCCCCCCTCATCGTCTATCCAATCAAGGAAGCGGTCACGCAAACATGGCACAAGATCTCCTTGATGGTTCAGGCCCATTTGGGAAGCGTTCAATACCCCGACTCGGCCGATGCAGCCAAGGCTCGACGTCAACTGGTCTTGGAGCGCAAAATCGTGTTTGAGCGACTCAACCGCCTTGTCCACGCCGTGATTGACTGCAAAGGAAACGACTATGATGCGATTGGCATGAAGAATGCCCTCGAGCTTGCGAGAGCCCTCGCTGCAGAGTCATGGGAAGGTCGGGTGACACAACTGACCCAGGTACCCAGCATTGGGCCCGTTGGGATGCGTAAGCTTGCCAGCAAAGGCATCCGGACAGTGTTGGAACTCGCCGACATGGACAGCGTCGACATTGAGAGATTGATGGCTCGGCAGACCCCCTTCGGAATGACTATCAAGAGCTCTCTTGAAAAGTTTCCCCGGTTGAGCTTCGATCTGGAGCTAGTCAGCCACAAGTCTCAACCTAGGCCAACAGGCGCCACCGTTGGGGTGGAAATTAGGGCTAACCTACGGTATTTGAATCGACTCGGTCCACCTTattggaagaagaagatacCTGACATCAACTTCCTGGCCGAAACTAGCAGCGGGACTCTTTCGTTCTTTTGGCGAGGCAGCatgaggaagctggaggtCAGCAAAGAGACAGGGTACGAGTTGAAGTTCTGGGTTGGTCTCCAAAATGTTGATGACGACATTGTGTGTCACTTTACTTGCGAGGAGATTGTTGGGACGATGATATCCAAGACACTGAAACACAACATTCCTGCCTCAGCATTTCCCAAGCAAGCCGCTTTCTCCACCGTGCCCTTGAGCTGGGCTCCGCCAGCGACAGCCAAGTTCACTCAACCACGGACGATTGGTGGCAGCAATGATGCTGATCAAATGGACGAGCTGGACGATGGTGGTATTGACGATTCTGACTTCATTCTCGCCGCTGAGCAGGCGGCCGCTCGGTTAGCACTgtgtcacacggcaaaagccaaccacccacaaccaccaccaacaacactgtcgataccaccgcaaggaggggtaactgcacgttgtgaaccagtcgtcaaagtgaggcggacaatcagaaggcatggcggttatcaaaggaagGCCACTGGCCCTGTATGA
- a CDS encoding hypothetical protein (EggNog:ENOG503P0MB) → MLRQLALLSLALVPGSLAQVSEGFENGWDQSAWPTYAPDCSQGGKVTLDTANAHSGKNSMRVDGGGGYCGHIFFGTSKVPTGDVYVRAWIKASKALTAAHVTFITMPDSAQGNKKHLRIGGQNSILMFNRESDDATLPDLSPQGVATSAALPTGSWQCFEYHLGPDGTIETWLNDKVITGLTSKPGTANPNAAQWQRSSIKPKVTAINFGWESYGGDTNTFWYDDIVVSSTRVGCA, encoded by the exons ATGTTGCGCCAACTCGCTCTTCTCTCACTTGCTCTCGTCCCCGGATCCCTGGCCCAGGTCTCGGAAGGGTTCGAAAACGGATGGGACCAGTCGGCATGGCCAACATACGCGCCGGACTGCAGCCAGGGGGGCAAAGTCACTCTTGACACCGCCAACGCACACAGCGGGAAGAATTCCATGCGAGtcgatggcggcggtggttaCTGTGGTCATATCTTCTTCGGCACTTCCAAGGTGCCCACTGGAGATGTATACGTCAGGGCATGGAT CAAAGCATCCAAGGCGCTCACGGCGGCGCACGTCACCTTCATCACAATGCCCGACTCGGCGCAGGGCAACAAGAAGCACCTTCGTATCGGCGGCCAGAACAGCATCCTCATGTTCAACCGCGAGTCGGACGATGCCACCCTCCCTGATCTCTCTCCACAGGGTGTGGCCACCTCGGCCGCTCTCCCTACAGGCAGCTGGCAGTGCTTTGAATACCACCTGGGACCTGACGGCACGATCGAGACGTGGCTGAATGACAAGGTCATCACTGGGCTGACAAGCAAGCCGGGCACTGCCAACCCGAATGCCGCGCAGTGGCAGAGAAGCTCAATCAAGCCAAAGGTCACGGCCATCAATTTCGGCTGGGAGTCTTATGGCGGGGACACCAACACCTTCTGGTATGACGATATCGTCGTTTCGTCGACCCGTGTGGGATGCGCATGA
- the gms1_1 gene encoding UDP-galactose transporter Gms1 (EggNog:ENOG503NW7T; COG:G), with protein sequence MALPTAAPQSGPSLLGLPMKQASLITLTFQNSALILIMHYSRVMAPPGDHRYFASTAVLLNELLKLAMSLTFAIYEVSRSLAPQTPATVLLEQVYHSVFSGDGWKLAIPAVLYTLENTLQYVALGNLDAVHFQVLFQLKIITTAVFMVVLLGRTLGARRWLSLVILTMGVSVVSLPSASSPDLSGDIHDFSDHFFPRSVHELGQFAGGVVEAARELTKRGVTGLVGELTRRSATYEGIKEDQEPTLSTMNYSVGVTAVLVAALVSGLTGVYFEKVLKDSTTPASVWTRNIQLSFYSLFPALFVGVVFNDGREIARHGFFDGYNAVVWTAIVFQSVGGILSSICIQYADNIAKNFATSISIIISFLFSVLFFDLEITTSFLFGTALVLGATYLYTLPEGKRARPPPISIASYEKTTVEGTPRYLDQDRLSVNPLDSAHGAALSSSRPASPLHFHPRTPSSRGKRAEE encoded by the exons ATGGCTCTCCCCACCGCAGCGCCCCAGAGCGGGCCAAGCTTGCTGGGCCTGCCAATGAAGCAGGCCTCCCTGATCACA TTAACATTCCAAAATTCTGCATTAATACTT ATTATGCATTACTCTCGAGTTATGGCACCTCCAGGTGACCACCGATACTTTGCTTCGACTGCCGTGCTCCTCAATGAGCTTCTCAAACTCGCCATGTCCCTCACCTTTGCCATTTACGAAGTATCCCGAAGCCTGGCGCCCCAGACCCCGGCAACAGTCCTGCTTGAGCAAGTGTACCATTCGGTATTTTCAGGCGATGGGTGGAAGCTGGCCATTCCGGCTGTGCTGTACACGCTGGAGAACACGCTCCAATATGTTGCGCTTGGGAACCTGGATGCGGTGCATTTCCAGGTCTTGTTCCAATTAAAG ATCATCACGACAGCAGTGTTTATGGTGGTACTGTTGGGCCGGACGCTTGGGGCCAGGCGGTGGCTATCCCTTGTCATCCTGACTATGGGGGTGTCAGTTGTATCGCTTCCGTCGGCCAGTTCCCCCGATCTTTCGGGTGACATCCACGATTTCAGCGACCACTTTTTCCCACGGTCAGTCCACGAACTCGGCCAatttgctggtggtgttgtggaggcggcgagggaaTTGACAAAACGAGGTGTCACtgggctggttggggagCTGACTCGACGATCGGCCACCTACGAAGGCATCAAAGAGGACCAGGAACCTACGTTGTCGACGATGAACTACTCGGTGGGCGTTACGGCTGTTTTGGTCGCAGCACTTGTCTCGGGGCTGACGGGGGTTTACTTCGAGAAGGTGCTGAAGGACTCTACCACACCAGCCTCTGTGTGGACGAGGAATATCCAGTTGTCATTTTACTCGCTATTCCCCGCGCTGTTTGTTGGGGTCGTCTTCAACGACGGACGGGAGATCGCCAGGCATGGTTTCTTCGACGGATACAATGCGGTTGTTTGGACAGCAATTGTGTTTCAGTCGGTGGGCGGAATTTTGTCGAGCATCTGCATTCAATACGCAGACAACATTGCAAAGAACTTTGCgaccagcatcagcatcatcatcagcttcCTTTTCAGCGTGCTCTTCTTCGACTTGGAGATTACAACATCG TTCCTGTTTGGCACAGCTCTTGTGCTGGGAGCCACATACTTGTACACCCTCCCGGAAGGAAAACGCGCGCGGCCACCGCCCATCAGCATCGCCAGCTACGAGAAGACAACAGTGGAGGGCACCCCGCGATATCTGGATCAGGACAGGCTGAGCGTGAACCCCTTGGACTCTGCTCACGGTGCAGCTCTGTCTTCGTCCAGGCCTGCTTCGCCGCTGCATTTCCACCCCCGCACGCCTTCTTCGAGGGGGAAGCGGGCTGAAGAGTGA
- a CDS encoding hypothetical protein (EggNog:ENOG503NUKU; COG:G; COG:M): protein MTEKKILAVFGATGQQGGSVINQLVSEPAASLPNISQFHLRALTSRSLPISSASPIQLEQWYRLIGSSPDTDTDNNTTNNTTNTIQVTPQVDFHTPSTLLPALKDVHTAFIMTTPSFTPVTSDDPNSSKEFLAVQNILSAALAQKVDTVLFSTLPNITELSSGKYTHVTPFDDKARAEAYIRSLHPQIKSAFLSLGFFMSNWLTQGFLAPRYDEDTDSWVMRLHVAGGTGIPLVDAGRDTGKFVAAILERGVDGTGEAVLAAEGVYALDGIAEVFSRHTGQRVRYEQVTVEEFRETGLKGFPESLKDVLVEGYSALEEFGHAGKETGALVEEGKRLVRECGLGELVSLEEFLKKEGYVLGKGPRSKQWGS from the coding sequence ATGACAGAAAAGAAGATCCTCGCCGTGTTTGGCGCAACAGGCCAACAAGGCGGCTCCGTCATCAACCAACTCGTCTCTGAACCCGCGgcctccctcccaaacatCTCACAGTTCCACCTCCGCGCCCTCACCAGCCGCTCCTTGCCCATTTCCTCAGCTTCTCCTATACAACTCGAACAATGGTACCGCCTCATCGGTAGTTCCCCTGATACCGATaccgacaacaacaccaccaacaacaccaccaacaccatccaaGTCACCCCCCAAGTCGACTtccacaccccctccaccctcctccccgccctcaaAGACGTCCACACAGCCTTCATCAtgaccaccccctccttcacccccgTGACCTCAGACGACCCCAACTCCAGCAAAGAATTCCTCGCCGTCCAAAAcatcctctccgccgccctcgcccaaAAAGTCGACACCGTCCTCttcagcaccctccccaacatcaccgAGCTCTCGTCGGGTAAATACACCCACGTCACACCCTTTGACGACAAGGCCCGCGCAGAAGCCTACATTCGCTCGCTGCACCCGCAAATCAAATCAGCGTTTCTGTCGCTCGGGTTCTTCATGAGCAACTGGCTGACGCAGGGGTTCTTGGCGCCGAGGTATGATGAGGACACGGACAGTTGGGTTATGAGGCTGCATGTTGCTGGGGGGACGGGGATACCGCTTGTTGACGCGGGGAGGGACACGGGGAAGTTTGTGGCGGCGATTTTGGAACGTGGGGTGGATGGGACCGGGGAGGCGGTGCTGGCTGCGGAGGGGGTGTACGCTTTGGATGGGATCGCCGAGGTTTTCTCGCGGCACACGGGGCAGAGGGTGAGGTATGAGCAGGTCACGGTGGAGGAGTTTAGGGAGACGGGATTGAAGGGGTTTCCGGAGAGTTTGAAGGATgttttggtggaggggtatTCAGCgctggaggagtttggtCACGCGGGGAAGGAGACGGGggcgttggtggaggaggggaagaggctggtgagggagtgcgggttgggggagctggTGAGTTTGGAGGAGTTTTTGAAGAAGGAAGGGTATGTTTTGGGGAAGGGCCCCAGATCGAAGCAGTGGGGTTCTTGA